A genomic region of Oryza glaberrima chromosome 1, OglaRS2, whole genome shotgun sequence contains the following coding sequences:
- the LOC127773215 gene encoding peroxidase 1-like, whose protein sequence is MASCSKWLAGLMLLAAALACSLPAASRAQLQVGFYNTSCPNAEALVRQAVVAAVANNSGLAAGLIRLHFHDCFVRGCDASVLIFSPNGTAERDAAPNNPSLRGFEVIDAAKAAVEAACPRTVSCADILAFAARDSVNLTGNSFYQVPAGRRDGNVSIDTDAFTLPGPNLTATQLVDGFKLRNLTAEEMVILSGSHTIGRSHCASFLFKNRERLANGTISPAYQALLEALCPPTTGQFTPITTAIDVSTPATLDNNYYKLLPLNLGLHFSDDQLIRNATLLPFVDAFAANETLWKEKFVAAMIKMGNIDVLTGARGEIRLNCSAVNPSSSSSARMIETIFPGAGGEVAAS, encoded by the exons ATGGCGAGCTGCAGCAAGTGGCTGGCCGGGCTGAtgctgctggcggcggcgctggcgtgctcgctgccggcggcgagccgggcgCAGCTGCAGGTGGGGTTCTACAACACGAGCTGCCCCAACGCCGAGGCGCTGGTCCGGCAGGCCgtcgtggccgccgtcgccaacaactccggcctcgccgccggcctcatcCGCCTCCatttccacgactgcttcgtcagg GGGTGTGACGCATCGGTGCTCATCTTCTCGCCGAACGGCACGGCGGAGCGCGACGCGGCGCCGAACAACCCGAGCCTCCGGGGCTTCGAGGTGATCGACGCCGCCAAggccgccgtcgaggcggcGTGCCCGCgcaccgtctcctgcgccgacatcctcgCGTTCGCCGCCCGCGACAGCGTCAACCTCACCGGCAACTCCTTCTACCAggtccccgccggccgccgcgacggcaaCGTCTCCATCGACACCGACGCCTTCACGCTCCCCGGGCCAAACCTCACGGCGACGCAGCTCGTCGACGGCTTCAAGCTCAGGAACCTGACCGCCGAGGAGATGGTCATCCTCTCCGGCTCCCACACCATCGGCCGCTCGCACTGCGCCTCCTTCCTCTTCAAGAACCGTGAACGTTTG GCAAATGGGACGATTAGCCCGGCGTACCAGGCGCTGCTGGAGGCGCTGTGCCCGCCGACGACGGGGCAGTTCACGCCGATCACGACGGCGATCGACGTGAGCACGCCGGCGACGCTGGACAACAACTACTACAAGCTGCTGCCGCTCAACCTGGGCCTCCACTTCTCCGACGACCAGCTCATCCGCAACGCCACGCTCCTCCCCTTCGTCGACGCCTTCGCCGCCAACGAGACGCTGTGGAAGGAGAAGTTCGTCGCCGCCATGATCAAGATGGGCAACATCGACGTGCTCACCGGCGCCCGGGGGGAGATCCGGCTCAACTGCAGCGCCGTCAacccgtcgtcgtcatcctccgCCAGGATGATCGAGACCAtcttccccggcgccggcggtgaggtCGCCGCGAGCTAA